The Malus domestica chromosome 06, GDT2T_hap1 genome has a segment encoding these proteins:
- the LOC103438057 gene encoding ABC transporter A family member 2-like encodes MALRSGFPLLFQQYKALLRKNLLISWRSKRASFIQLFASFFFIVLIFFIQEGLEARNKKSADFRSVRDPKPLVSPPIPPCERKYSVEKPCFDFVWSGNGSARISSIVSGIMANNPGRPIRPSKVKSFGTKEDVNTWLFNNPLHCSGALHFVERNATVISYGIQTNSTPVKARGRYEDSTFKFQIPLQIAAEREIARSLIGVPNFSWDVSLKEFAHPNREVSIDLAQLLPPFFFAAAMFSFVFQMSSLITEKELKLRQVMTMMGLYDTAYWFSWFTWDGIMVLLSSLFTVLFGMLFRFDFFLNNSFAVVFLVFFLFQLNMIGFSFLLSTFLRNSSSSTTVGFAVFIVGSITQIVTAFGFPYDSTDFKMKYRILWSFFPPNLLARAIVLLAQVTANPQDIGISWSRRAKCPANDYSDCLMTINGIYKWLVSTFFLWFILAIYFDNIIPNVSGVRKSVFYFLNPGYWTGKGGNKLKEGGICSCIGSAPPKEHLTPDDEDVLEEENLVKQQTKEGTVDPNIAVQIRGLVKTYPGTFSIGCCKYRRTKPHHAVKGLWVNFAKDQLFCLLGPNGAGKTTAISCLTGITPFTGGDALIYGDSARSSVGMANIRKIVGFCPQFDILWNALSGQEHLHLFASIKGLPSASVKSDAEKLLAEVRLTEAAKVRAGSYSGGMKRRLSFAVALIGDPKLIILDEPTTGMDPITRRHVWDVIEGAKRGRAIVLTTHSMEEADILGDRIGIMAKGRLRCIGTSIRLKSRFGTGFIANVSFSGSTNEQRPPSRDAVATSHHEAVKEFFKCHLGVEPKEENREFLTFVIPHDREGLLTNFFAELQNKDREFGIADIQLGLTTLEEVFLNIAGQAELEAATAEGRLVTLTLASGDSVQIPVGARFVGIPGTESAEHPSGVMVEVFWQQDDSGALCISGHSPETPIPPNVEITPSRTDSVSQGRSRGQSRPVQGIVINPDQISTRHSRSNF; translated from the exons ATGGCTTTGCGGAGCGGCTTTCCGCTGCTGTTCCAGCAGTACAAGGCGCTGCTGAGGAAGAACCTCCTGATCTCGTGGCGGAGCAAAAGAGCCTCCTTTATCCAGCTCTTcgcctccttcttcttcatcgtcctcatcttcttcatccagGAGGGCCTCGAGGCTCGCAACAAGAAATCCGCCGACTTCCGGAGCGTCAGGGACCCCAAGCCTCTGGTTTCGCCGCCGATTCCGCCGTGCGAGCGCAAGTACTCTGTTGAAAAGCCGTGTTTCGATTTCGTGTGGAGCGGAAATGGGAGCGCGAGGATTAGTAGTATTGTCAGTGGGATTATGGCGAATAATCCGGGCCGGCCGATTAGGCCGTCGAAG GTCAAATCGTTTGGAACGAAAGAGGATGTAAATACATGGCTATTTAATAATCCTCTGCATTGCTCAGGAGCCTTGCATTTTGTGGAGAGAAACGCCACTGTGATCAGCTATGGCATACAGACCAATTCTACTCCTGTTAAAGCCCGGGGGCGATATGAAGATTCGACATTCAAGTTTCAAATACCGCTTCAGATTGCTGCTGAGCGTGAAATCGCTAGGTCTCTGATTGGAG TTCCAAATTTTAGCTGGGATGTTTCACTCAAGGAATTCGCACACCCTAACCGGGAGGTTTCCATTGATTTGGCTCAACTATTACCACCCTTCTTTTTTGCTGCTGCCATGTTCAGTTTTGTGTTTCAAATGTCCTCTTTGATCACAGAGAAAGAACTAAAGCTTCGGCAG GTGATGACAATGATGGGCCTTTATGATACTGCATATTGGTTCTCATGGTTCACATGGGACGGAATTATGGTACTATTGTCATCACTTTTCACAGTTCTCTTCGGAATGCTGTTTCGATTTGATTTTTTCCTAAATAACAGTTTTGCAGTCGtattccttgtcttcttccttttccAACTCAATATG ATTGGTTTTTCCTTTCTGCTGTCAACCTTCctaaggaactcatcttcatccaCAACTGTCGGTTTTGCGGTGTTTATTGTCGGCTCTATAACCCAG ATTGTTACAGCGTTTGGTTTTCCCTATGATTCAACAGACTTCAAGATGAAATATCGAATACTCTGGTCATTTTTCCCACCTAATCTTCTTGCCAGAGCTATAGTATTACTTGCTCAAGTAACAGCCAATCCACAAGATATTGGGATTAGCTGGAGTAGAAGGGCCAAATGCCCGGCAAATGACTATAGTGATTGTCTTATGACAATT AATGGCATTTATAAATGGCTGGTGTCGACATTCTTCCTCTGGTTTATATTGGCTATCTACTTCGATAATATCATTCCGAATGTATCTGGTGTGAGAAAATCAGTGTTCTACTTTCTAAATCCCGGATACTGGACAGGGAAAGGTGGAAACAAATTGAAAG AGGGTGGCATATGTAGTTGCATCGGTTCAGCTCCACCAAAGGAGCATCTTACTCCAGACGATGAAGATGTCCTTGAAGAGGAGAACCTTGTCAAACAACAAACTAAGGAAGGCACAGTTGATCCGAACATTGCAGTTCAGATACGAGGTCTTGTAAAGACATATCCCGGTACCTTCAGTATTGGCTGTTGCAAGTACAGGAGAACTAAGCCTCACCATGCTGTCAAG GGATTGTGGGTGAACTTTGCGAAGGATCAGTTATTTTGTCTACTTGGTCCGAATGGAGCCGGGAAAACCACTGCAATCAGTTGTTTAACTGGCATCACACCATTTACTGGAGGAGATG CTTTGATTTATGGAGATTCCGCCCGGAGCTCTGTTGGTATGGCAAATATTCGAAAAATCGTAGGATTTTGTCCGCAG TTTGATATTCTTTGGAATGCGTTGTCTGGGCAAGAGCACCTCCACCTTTTCGCTAGTATTAAAGGCCTCCCCTCAGCTTCAGTAAAATCA GATGCTGAGAAGTTATTGGCAGAGGTGAGACTCACCGAGGCAGCAAAAGTCAGGGCTGGGAGTTACAGTGGAGGAATGAAACGTCGCCTGAGTTTTGCAGTAGCCCTTATTGGTGATCCGAAGTTGATTATCTTAGATGAACCG ACAACTGGTATGGATCCGATAACAAGGAGGCATGTATGGGACGTCATAGAGGGGGCGAAAAGAGGCCGTGCAATTGTCCTAACCACTCACTCGATGGAAGAAGCTGACATTTTAGGTGACAGGATTGGAATAATGGCGAAGGGTAGGCTCCGTTGCATTGGAACTTCAATCAGGCTGAAGTCGAGGTTTGGAACTGGTTTTATCGCCAATGTGAGCTTCAGCGGAAGCACGAATGAACAAAGGCCTCCAAGCAGGGATGCAGTTGCTACATCTCACCATGAGGCTGTGAAGGAGTTCTTTAAATGC CATTTGGGTGTTGAACCAAAAGAAGAGAACAGGGAATTTCTGACCTTTGTTATTCCTCATGATAGAGAGGGGCTTCTGACG AATTTTTTCGCGGAGCTCCAAAACAAAGACAGAGAATTTGGTATAGCGGACATCCAACTTGGGCTTACAACTCTCGAAGAAGTGTTCTTGAATATCGCAGGGCAGGCGGAGCTAGAAGCTGCCACGGCAGAGGGGAGGCTGGTCACTCTCACTTTAGCATCTGGTGACTCAGTTCAG ATACCGGTAGGAGCTAGGTTTGTGGGGATTCCAGGAACCGAGTCTGCAGAGCATCCAAGTGGTGTTATGGTTGAAGTATTCTGGCAGCAAGATGATTCAGGCGCCCTCTGCATTTCCGGCCACTCTCCGGAAACCCCAATACCTCCTAATGTTGAAATAACACCGTCACGCACAGACTCGGTCAGCCAGGGTCGGAGCCGGGGGCAGTCCCGACCAGTTCAGGGGATTGTGATTAACCCTGACCAAATTAGTACAAGACATTCTCGGTCGAACTTCTAG
- the LOC103438054 gene encoding uncharacterized protein isoform X1, whose translation MDIEEEIRSLQLDSAAEDNGVVNPDEAKPEVENDNKMEEDSREEIHKQSDKSVVVEHKGKEKETPDPEEEHDDMELDKKRHLNVVFIGHVDAGKSTTGGQILFLSGQVDDRTIQKYEKEAKDKSRESWYMAYIMDTNEEERVKGKTVEVGRAHFETETSRFTILDAPGHKSYVPNMISGASQADIGVLVISARKGEFETGYERGGQTREHVQLAKTLGVSKMLVVVNKMDEPTVNWSKERYDEIVTKMVPFLKASGYNVKKDVQFLPISGLMGTNMKTRLDKSVCSWWNGPCLFEALDSIEVPLRDPKGPFRMPIIDKFKDMGTVVMGKVESGSVREGDSLFVMPNKVPVKAVAIYIDEDRVKRAGPGENLRVRLSGIDDEDILSGFVVSSVAKPIPAVTEFFAQLQILELLDNAILTAGYKAVLHIHSIVEECEIIELVSQIDPKTKKPMKKHIRFVKNGAIVVCKIQVSNTICIEKFADFPQLGRFTLRTEGKTIAVGKVIDQPSNYRNNSSA comes from the exons ATGG ATATCGAGGAGGAAATCCGATCGTTACAGCTTGATTCAGCAG CAGAAGATAATGGGGTTGTTAATCCGGACGAAGCAAAGCCGGAAGTAGAGAATGATAATAAGATGGAGGAAG ATTCCAGGGAAGAGATTCATAAACAGTCTGATAAGTCAGTTGTAGTTGAGCATAAAG ggaaggagaaggaaacCCCGGATCCAGAAGAAGAACATGATGACATGGAATTAGATAAGAAGAGGCACTTGAATGTTGTTTTTATTGGCCATGTTG ATGCTGGAAAGTCCACAACAGGGGGCCAAATACTTTTTCTTAGTGGTCAGGTTGATGATCGTACAAtccaaaaatatgaaaaagaagCAAAGGACAAAAGTAGGGAAAGCTG GTATATGGCTTATATTATGGACACCAATGAAGAAGAGAGAGTTAAG GGTAAAACAGTTGAAGTTGGGCGGGCCCACTTTGAAACCGAGACATCAAGATTCACGATTTTGGATGCACCT GGCCACAAAAGTTATGTTCCAAATATGATCAGTGGTGCATCTCAAGCTGATATAGGAGTACTG GTAATTTCTGCTCGTAAAGGAGAATTTGAAACCGGGTATGAGAGGGGTGGGCAGACCCGTGAACACGTTCAACTTGCTAAGACATTGGGTGTGTCCAAGATGCTTGTTGTTGTAAATAAAATGGATGAACCCACTGTGaactggtcaaaagaaag GTACGATGAAATTGTGacaaaaatggtaccattccTTAAAGCATCAGGCTACAATGTGAAAAAAG ATGTGCAATTCCTACCTATATCTGGCCTGATGGGAACAAATATGAAAACCAGATTGGATAAAAGTGTATGTTCGTGGTGGAATGGTCCCTGCCTTTTCGAAGCCCTTGATTCTATTGAAGTTCCTCTACGAGATCCTAAAGGTCCATTCAG GATGCCTATCATAGACAAATTCAAGGACATGGGAACAGTTGTTATGGGCAAAGTGGAATCTGGGTCCGTGCGTGAAGGGGATTCATTGTTTGTCATGCCAAATAAG GTCCCAGTGAAAGCTGTTGCTATATACATTGATGAAGATAGGGTGAAACGTGCGGGCCCAGGTGAAAATCTACGGGTTAGATTATCAGGCATTGATGATGAGGACATATTGTCGGGCTTTGTTGTGTCGAGTGTTG CAAAGCCAATACCTGCCGTTACAGAATTTTTCGCCCAGTTGCAGATTCTTGAACTGCTTGACAAT GCAATTTTGACGGCTGGCTATAAAGCTGTCCTGCATATTCACTCAATTGTTGAAGAATGTGAGATTATTGAGCTTGTAAGTCAAATTGATCCGAAGACGAAGAAACCTATGAAAAAGCATATTCGTTTTGTCAAGAATGGTGCCATTGTTGTGTGCAAGATTCAG GTCAGCAACACGATATGCATTGAGAAGTTTGCGGACTTTCCACAACTTGGGAGGTTTACTCTTCGTACTGAAG GAAAAACTATTGCAGTTGGAAAAGTGATTGACCAACCATCAAATTACCGCAACAATTCAAGTgcttaa
- the LOC103438054 gene encoding uncharacterized protein isoform X2, which translates to MDIEEEIRSLQLDSAEDNGVVNPDEAKPEVENDNKMEEDSREEIHKQSDKSVVVEHKGKEKETPDPEEEHDDMELDKKRHLNVVFIGHVDAGKSTTGGQILFLSGQVDDRTIQKYEKEAKDKSRESWYMAYIMDTNEEERVKGKTVEVGRAHFETETSRFTILDAPGHKSYVPNMISGASQADIGVLVISARKGEFETGYERGGQTREHVQLAKTLGVSKMLVVVNKMDEPTVNWSKERYDEIVTKMVPFLKASGYNVKKDVQFLPISGLMGTNMKTRLDKSVCSWWNGPCLFEALDSIEVPLRDPKGPFRMPIIDKFKDMGTVVMGKVESGSVREGDSLFVMPNKVPVKAVAIYIDEDRVKRAGPGENLRVRLSGIDDEDILSGFVVSSVAKPIPAVTEFFAQLQILELLDNAILTAGYKAVLHIHSIVEECEIIELVSQIDPKTKKPMKKHIRFVKNGAIVVCKIQVSNTICIEKFADFPQLGRFTLRTEGKTIAVGKVIDQPSNYRNNSSA; encoded by the exons ATGG ATATCGAGGAGGAAATCCGATCGTTACAGCTTGATTCAGCAG AAGATAATGGGGTTGTTAATCCGGACGAAGCAAAGCCGGAAGTAGAGAATGATAATAAGATGGAGGAAG ATTCCAGGGAAGAGATTCATAAACAGTCTGATAAGTCAGTTGTAGTTGAGCATAAAG ggaaggagaaggaaacCCCGGATCCAGAAGAAGAACATGATGACATGGAATTAGATAAGAAGAGGCACTTGAATGTTGTTTTTATTGGCCATGTTG ATGCTGGAAAGTCCACAACAGGGGGCCAAATACTTTTTCTTAGTGGTCAGGTTGATGATCGTACAAtccaaaaatatgaaaaagaagCAAAGGACAAAAGTAGGGAAAGCTG GTATATGGCTTATATTATGGACACCAATGAAGAAGAGAGAGTTAAG GGTAAAACAGTTGAAGTTGGGCGGGCCCACTTTGAAACCGAGACATCAAGATTCACGATTTTGGATGCACCT GGCCACAAAAGTTATGTTCCAAATATGATCAGTGGTGCATCTCAAGCTGATATAGGAGTACTG GTAATTTCTGCTCGTAAAGGAGAATTTGAAACCGGGTATGAGAGGGGTGGGCAGACCCGTGAACACGTTCAACTTGCTAAGACATTGGGTGTGTCCAAGATGCTTGTTGTTGTAAATAAAATGGATGAACCCACTGTGaactggtcaaaagaaag GTACGATGAAATTGTGacaaaaatggtaccattccTTAAAGCATCAGGCTACAATGTGAAAAAAG ATGTGCAATTCCTACCTATATCTGGCCTGATGGGAACAAATATGAAAACCAGATTGGATAAAAGTGTATGTTCGTGGTGGAATGGTCCCTGCCTTTTCGAAGCCCTTGATTCTATTGAAGTTCCTCTACGAGATCCTAAAGGTCCATTCAG GATGCCTATCATAGACAAATTCAAGGACATGGGAACAGTTGTTATGGGCAAAGTGGAATCTGGGTCCGTGCGTGAAGGGGATTCATTGTTTGTCATGCCAAATAAG GTCCCAGTGAAAGCTGTTGCTATATACATTGATGAAGATAGGGTGAAACGTGCGGGCCCAGGTGAAAATCTACGGGTTAGATTATCAGGCATTGATGATGAGGACATATTGTCGGGCTTTGTTGTGTCGAGTGTTG CAAAGCCAATACCTGCCGTTACAGAATTTTTCGCCCAGTTGCAGATTCTTGAACTGCTTGACAAT GCAATTTTGACGGCTGGCTATAAAGCTGTCCTGCATATTCACTCAATTGTTGAAGAATGTGAGATTATTGAGCTTGTAAGTCAAATTGATCCGAAGACGAAGAAACCTATGAAAAAGCATATTCGTTTTGTCAAGAATGGTGCCATTGTTGTGTGCAAGATTCAG GTCAGCAACACGATATGCATTGAGAAGTTTGCGGACTTTCCACAACTTGGGAGGTTTACTCTTCGTACTGAAG GAAAAACTATTGCAGTTGGAAAAGTGATTGACCAACCATCAAATTACCGCAACAATTCAAGTgcttaa
- the LOC103438054 gene encoding uncharacterized protein isoform X4, translated as MDIEEEIRSLQLDSAEDNGVVNPDEAKPEVENDNKMEEGKEKETPDPEEEHDDMELDKKRHLNVVFIGHVDAGKSTTGGQILFLSGQVDDRTIQKYEKEAKDKSRESWYMAYIMDTNEEERVKGKTVEVGRAHFETETSRFTILDAPGHKSYVPNMISGASQADIGVLVISARKGEFETGYERGGQTREHVQLAKTLGVSKMLVVVNKMDEPTVNWSKERYDEIVTKMVPFLKASGYNVKKDVQFLPISGLMGTNMKTRLDKSVCSWWNGPCLFEALDSIEVPLRDPKGPFRMPIIDKFKDMGTVVMGKVESGSVREGDSLFVMPNKVPVKAVAIYIDEDRVKRAGPGENLRVRLSGIDDEDILSGFVVSSVAKPIPAVTEFFAQLQILELLDNAILTAGYKAVLHIHSIVEECEIIELVSQIDPKTKKPMKKHIRFVKNGAIVVCKIQVSNTICIEKFADFPQLGRFTLRTEGKTIAVGKVIDQPSNYRNNSSA; from the exons ATGG ATATCGAGGAGGAAATCCGATCGTTACAGCTTGATTCAGCAG AAGATAATGGGGTTGTTAATCCGGACGAAGCAAAGCCGGAAGTAGAGAATGATAATAAGATGGAGGAAG ggaaggagaaggaaacCCCGGATCCAGAAGAAGAACATGATGACATGGAATTAGATAAGAAGAGGCACTTGAATGTTGTTTTTATTGGCCATGTTG ATGCTGGAAAGTCCACAACAGGGGGCCAAATACTTTTTCTTAGTGGTCAGGTTGATGATCGTACAAtccaaaaatatgaaaaagaagCAAAGGACAAAAGTAGGGAAAGCTG GTATATGGCTTATATTATGGACACCAATGAAGAAGAGAGAGTTAAG GGTAAAACAGTTGAAGTTGGGCGGGCCCACTTTGAAACCGAGACATCAAGATTCACGATTTTGGATGCACCT GGCCACAAAAGTTATGTTCCAAATATGATCAGTGGTGCATCTCAAGCTGATATAGGAGTACTG GTAATTTCTGCTCGTAAAGGAGAATTTGAAACCGGGTATGAGAGGGGTGGGCAGACCCGTGAACACGTTCAACTTGCTAAGACATTGGGTGTGTCCAAGATGCTTGTTGTTGTAAATAAAATGGATGAACCCACTGTGaactggtcaaaagaaag GTACGATGAAATTGTGacaaaaatggtaccattccTTAAAGCATCAGGCTACAATGTGAAAAAAG ATGTGCAATTCCTACCTATATCTGGCCTGATGGGAACAAATATGAAAACCAGATTGGATAAAAGTGTATGTTCGTGGTGGAATGGTCCCTGCCTTTTCGAAGCCCTTGATTCTATTGAAGTTCCTCTACGAGATCCTAAAGGTCCATTCAG GATGCCTATCATAGACAAATTCAAGGACATGGGAACAGTTGTTATGGGCAAAGTGGAATCTGGGTCCGTGCGTGAAGGGGATTCATTGTTTGTCATGCCAAATAAG GTCCCAGTGAAAGCTGTTGCTATATACATTGATGAAGATAGGGTGAAACGTGCGGGCCCAGGTGAAAATCTACGGGTTAGATTATCAGGCATTGATGATGAGGACATATTGTCGGGCTTTGTTGTGTCGAGTGTTG CAAAGCCAATACCTGCCGTTACAGAATTTTTCGCCCAGTTGCAGATTCTTGAACTGCTTGACAAT GCAATTTTGACGGCTGGCTATAAAGCTGTCCTGCATATTCACTCAATTGTTGAAGAATGTGAGATTATTGAGCTTGTAAGTCAAATTGATCCGAAGACGAAGAAACCTATGAAAAAGCATATTCGTTTTGTCAAGAATGGTGCCATTGTTGTGTGCAAGATTCAG GTCAGCAACACGATATGCATTGAGAAGTTTGCGGACTTTCCACAACTTGGGAGGTTTACTCTTCGTACTGAAG GAAAAACTATTGCAGTTGGAAAAGTGATTGACCAACCATCAAATTACCGCAACAATTCAAGTgcttaa
- the LOC103438054 gene encoding uncharacterized protein isoform X5, with translation MDIEEEIRSLQLDSADSREEIHKQSDKSVVVEHKGKEKETPDPEEEHDDMELDKKRHLNVVFIGHVDAGKSTTGGQILFLSGQVDDRTIQKYEKEAKDKSRESWYMAYIMDTNEEERVKGKTVEVGRAHFETETSRFTILDAPGHKSYVPNMISGASQADIGVLVISARKGEFETGYERGGQTREHVQLAKTLGVSKMLVVVNKMDEPTVNWSKERYDEIVTKMVPFLKASGYNVKKDVQFLPISGLMGTNMKTRLDKSVCSWWNGPCLFEALDSIEVPLRDPKGPFRMPIIDKFKDMGTVVMGKVESGSVREGDSLFVMPNKVPVKAVAIYIDEDRVKRAGPGENLRVRLSGIDDEDILSGFVVSSVAKPIPAVTEFFAQLQILELLDNAILTAGYKAVLHIHSIVEECEIIELVSQIDPKTKKPMKKHIRFVKNGAIVVCKIQVSNTICIEKFADFPQLGRFTLRTEGKTIAVGKVIDQPSNYRNNSSA, from the exons ATGG ATATCGAGGAGGAAATCCGATCGTTACAGCTTGATTCAGCAG ATTCCAGGGAAGAGATTCATAAACAGTCTGATAAGTCAGTTGTAGTTGAGCATAAAG ggaaggagaaggaaacCCCGGATCCAGAAGAAGAACATGATGACATGGAATTAGATAAGAAGAGGCACTTGAATGTTGTTTTTATTGGCCATGTTG ATGCTGGAAAGTCCACAACAGGGGGCCAAATACTTTTTCTTAGTGGTCAGGTTGATGATCGTACAAtccaaaaatatgaaaaagaagCAAAGGACAAAAGTAGGGAAAGCTG GTATATGGCTTATATTATGGACACCAATGAAGAAGAGAGAGTTAAG GGTAAAACAGTTGAAGTTGGGCGGGCCCACTTTGAAACCGAGACATCAAGATTCACGATTTTGGATGCACCT GGCCACAAAAGTTATGTTCCAAATATGATCAGTGGTGCATCTCAAGCTGATATAGGAGTACTG GTAATTTCTGCTCGTAAAGGAGAATTTGAAACCGGGTATGAGAGGGGTGGGCAGACCCGTGAACACGTTCAACTTGCTAAGACATTGGGTGTGTCCAAGATGCTTGTTGTTGTAAATAAAATGGATGAACCCACTGTGaactggtcaaaagaaag GTACGATGAAATTGTGacaaaaatggtaccattccTTAAAGCATCAGGCTACAATGTGAAAAAAG ATGTGCAATTCCTACCTATATCTGGCCTGATGGGAACAAATATGAAAACCAGATTGGATAAAAGTGTATGTTCGTGGTGGAATGGTCCCTGCCTTTTCGAAGCCCTTGATTCTATTGAAGTTCCTCTACGAGATCCTAAAGGTCCATTCAG GATGCCTATCATAGACAAATTCAAGGACATGGGAACAGTTGTTATGGGCAAAGTGGAATCTGGGTCCGTGCGTGAAGGGGATTCATTGTTTGTCATGCCAAATAAG GTCCCAGTGAAAGCTGTTGCTATATACATTGATGAAGATAGGGTGAAACGTGCGGGCCCAGGTGAAAATCTACGGGTTAGATTATCAGGCATTGATGATGAGGACATATTGTCGGGCTTTGTTGTGTCGAGTGTTG CAAAGCCAATACCTGCCGTTACAGAATTTTTCGCCCAGTTGCAGATTCTTGAACTGCTTGACAAT GCAATTTTGACGGCTGGCTATAAAGCTGTCCTGCATATTCACTCAATTGTTGAAGAATGTGAGATTATTGAGCTTGTAAGTCAAATTGATCCGAAGACGAAGAAACCTATGAAAAAGCATATTCGTTTTGTCAAGAATGGTGCCATTGTTGTGTGCAAGATTCAG GTCAGCAACACGATATGCATTGAGAAGTTTGCGGACTTTCCACAACTTGGGAGGTTTACTCTTCGTACTGAAG GAAAAACTATTGCAGTTGGAAAAGTGATTGACCAACCATCAAATTACCGCAACAATTCAAGTgcttaa
- the LOC103438054 gene encoding uncharacterized protein isoform X3 — protein MDIEEEIRSLQLDSAAEDNGVVNPDEAKPEVENDNKMEEGKEKETPDPEEEHDDMELDKKRHLNVVFIGHVDAGKSTTGGQILFLSGQVDDRTIQKYEKEAKDKSRESWYMAYIMDTNEEERVKGKTVEVGRAHFETETSRFTILDAPGHKSYVPNMISGASQADIGVLVISARKGEFETGYERGGQTREHVQLAKTLGVSKMLVVVNKMDEPTVNWSKERYDEIVTKMVPFLKASGYNVKKDVQFLPISGLMGTNMKTRLDKSVCSWWNGPCLFEALDSIEVPLRDPKGPFRMPIIDKFKDMGTVVMGKVESGSVREGDSLFVMPNKVPVKAVAIYIDEDRVKRAGPGENLRVRLSGIDDEDILSGFVVSSVAKPIPAVTEFFAQLQILELLDNAILTAGYKAVLHIHSIVEECEIIELVSQIDPKTKKPMKKHIRFVKNGAIVVCKIQVSNTICIEKFADFPQLGRFTLRTEGKTIAVGKVIDQPSNYRNNSSA, from the exons ATGG ATATCGAGGAGGAAATCCGATCGTTACAGCTTGATTCAGCAG CAGAAGATAATGGGGTTGTTAATCCGGACGAAGCAAAGCCGGAAGTAGAGAATGATAATAAGATGGAGGAAG ggaaggagaaggaaacCCCGGATCCAGAAGAAGAACATGATGACATGGAATTAGATAAGAAGAGGCACTTGAATGTTGTTTTTATTGGCCATGTTG ATGCTGGAAAGTCCACAACAGGGGGCCAAATACTTTTTCTTAGTGGTCAGGTTGATGATCGTACAAtccaaaaatatgaaaaagaagCAAAGGACAAAAGTAGGGAAAGCTG GTATATGGCTTATATTATGGACACCAATGAAGAAGAGAGAGTTAAG GGTAAAACAGTTGAAGTTGGGCGGGCCCACTTTGAAACCGAGACATCAAGATTCACGATTTTGGATGCACCT GGCCACAAAAGTTATGTTCCAAATATGATCAGTGGTGCATCTCAAGCTGATATAGGAGTACTG GTAATTTCTGCTCGTAAAGGAGAATTTGAAACCGGGTATGAGAGGGGTGGGCAGACCCGTGAACACGTTCAACTTGCTAAGACATTGGGTGTGTCCAAGATGCTTGTTGTTGTAAATAAAATGGATGAACCCACTGTGaactggtcaaaagaaag GTACGATGAAATTGTGacaaaaatggtaccattccTTAAAGCATCAGGCTACAATGTGAAAAAAG ATGTGCAATTCCTACCTATATCTGGCCTGATGGGAACAAATATGAAAACCAGATTGGATAAAAGTGTATGTTCGTGGTGGAATGGTCCCTGCCTTTTCGAAGCCCTTGATTCTATTGAAGTTCCTCTACGAGATCCTAAAGGTCCATTCAG GATGCCTATCATAGACAAATTCAAGGACATGGGAACAGTTGTTATGGGCAAAGTGGAATCTGGGTCCGTGCGTGAAGGGGATTCATTGTTTGTCATGCCAAATAAG GTCCCAGTGAAAGCTGTTGCTATATACATTGATGAAGATAGGGTGAAACGTGCGGGCCCAGGTGAAAATCTACGGGTTAGATTATCAGGCATTGATGATGAGGACATATTGTCGGGCTTTGTTGTGTCGAGTGTTG CAAAGCCAATACCTGCCGTTACAGAATTTTTCGCCCAGTTGCAGATTCTTGAACTGCTTGACAAT GCAATTTTGACGGCTGGCTATAAAGCTGTCCTGCATATTCACTCAATTGTTGAAGAATGTGAGATTATTGAGCTTGTAAGTCAAATTGATCCGAAGACGAAGAAACCTATGAAAAAGCATATTCGTTTTGTCAAGAATGGTGCCATTGTTGTGTGCAAGATTCAG GTCAGCAACACGATATGCATTGAGAAGTTTGCGGACTTTCCACAACTTGGGAGGTTTACTCTTCGTACTGAAG GAAAAACTATTGCAGTTGGAAAAGTGATTGACCAACCATCAAATTACCGCAACAATTCAAGTgcttaa